A genomic window from Lates calcarifer isolate ASB-BC8 unplaced genomic scaffold, TLL_Latcal_v3 _unitig_4980_quiver_798, whole genome shotgun sequence includes:
- the LOC108872835 gene encoding trace amine-associated receptor 13c-like — MEALKEAELCFPQLNNSCKKTMRPHLEAALIYTVLSGISVATVVLNLLVIISISHFRQLHTTTNLLLLSLAVADFLVGLPEMPTEILLFRGCWMLGDFVCALNYFLGFLIVSVSVGSMVLISIDRYMAICDPMFYTTKVTLKKVQLCIWMCWIFSAVHSTWILRDFLQQPDRYNSCYGECVVIINYVEGAADLILTFFGPIVVITLLYLRVFMVAVSQARAMRSHVTDVTLQRSETVKAKKSEMKAARTLGVVIVVFILCSSPYYCFTVETENNSIGATSAAIQLWLLYFNSCLNPVIYVFFYPWFRKAIKQIVTLQILQPGSSETSLM; from the exons atGGAGGCCCTGAAAGAAGCTGAACTTTGCTTTCCCCAGCTCAACAACTCCTGCAAGAAGACGATGCGTCCTCACTTGGAGGCTGCGCTCATCTACACTGTGCTGTCCGGCATCTCTGTGGCCACTGTGGTTCTtaacctgctggtcatcatctctaTCTCACACTTCAG GCAActccacaccaccaccaacctcctccttctctctctggctgttgcAGACTTCCTTGTGGGTCTCCCAGAGATGCCAACTGAAATCCTGCTTTTCCGAGGCTGCTGGATGCTGGGTGACTTTGTATGTGCTCTGAATTACTTTTTAGGTTTCCttattgtcagtgtttcagtaggAAGCATGGTGCTCATATCAATTGACCGTTACATGGCAATTTGTGACCCAATGTTTTACACCACCAAAGTCACTCTGAAAAAAGTTCAACTCTGCATTTGGATGTGTTGGATATTTTCTGCTGTGCACAGCACTTGGATACTGAGGGATTTCCTCCAACAACCAGACAGGTATAACTCCTGTTATGGAGAATGTGTAGTCATAATTAATTATGTTGAAGGAGCTGCTGACcttattttgacctttttcgGCCCCATTGTAGTCATTACACTTCTGTATTTGCGAGTATTTatggtggctgtgtctcaggctcgtgccatgcgctctcatGTCACAGATGTCACACTTCAGCGTTCAGAGACTGTAAAAGCTAAGAAATCTGAgatgaaagcagccaggactcttggtgttgtAATAGTTGTATTCATTTTGTGCTCCTCTCCGTATTACTGTTTCAcagttgaaactgaaaacaactcAATAGGGGCGACCTCTGCAGCCATCCAACTTTGGCTATTGTACTTTAACTCCTGTCTAAACCCTGTGATCTACGTTTTTTTCTACCCCTGGTTCAGAAAAGCTATTAAACAAATTGTTACACTTCAGATACTGCAGCCTGGCTCCTCTGAGACCAGTCTTATGTAG